Proteins from a genomic interval of Echeneis naucrates chromosome 21, fEcheNa1.1, whole genome shotgun sequence:
- the LOC115062068 gene encoding olfactory receptor 2A12-like, with the protein MEDILNVTYITLGGHVEVHKYRYLYFITFLVSYILIICGNSIIVYLIWVHPNLHEPMYIFIAALLINSVLYSTNIYPKLLIDFLSERQVISYSACLVQYFMYYALGGSEFLLLSAMAYDRYVSICKPLQYPTIMRKTTITVLLALAWLFPACQLLASATMSANQKLCNFTLRVIFCNNSIYKLHCTSSRVISIYGVFILLNVALFPMLFVIYTYTKIFILTYRSCGEVRKKAAETCLPHLLVLVNFSLLCTYDVIIVRLESDIPKLARLLMTLQISLYNPLFNPVIYGLKMTEISKHLKRFLRLQKIT; encoded by the coding sequence atgGAAGACATATTGAATGTCACTTATATAACTCTGGGTGGACATGTAGAAGTTCATAAATACagatatctttattttattacctTTCTTGTATCGTATATTCTGATAATCTGCGGTAATTCTATCATTGTGTATCTGATCTGGGTTCACCCAAACCTCCATGAGCCCatgtacattttcattgcaGCTTTGTTGATTAACTCTGTTCTTTACAGCACGAATATCTACCCAAAGCTTCTGATTGACTTTTTATCTGAAAGGCAGGTCATTTCTTACTCAGCCTGCCTGGTTCAGTATTTCATGTATTATGCTTTAGGCGGTTCAGAGTTCTTGCTGTTGTCGGCCATGGCCTACGACAGATATGTGTCCATCTGTAAACCTCTGCAGTATCCGACCATCATGAGGAAAACCACCATCACAGTCCTGCTAGCTTTAGCTTGGCTTTTCCCAGCTTGTCAGCTCCTGGCTTCAGCTACAATGAGCGCCAATCAGAAGCTCTGTAACTTCACTTTGAGAGTAATTTTTTGCAATAACTCAATTTACAAACTTCACTGTACAAGTTCCAGAGTGATATCTATATATGGAGTGTTCATTTTGCTAAATGTTGCCCTTTTTCCAATGCTCTTTGTCAtttatacatacacaaaaatcTTTATTCTGACCTACAGAAGCTGTGGAGAAGTGaggaaaaaagctgcagagaccTGTTTACCTCACCTGCTGGTTTTAGTCAACTTCTCCTTACTGTGTACGTACGATGTGATTATAGTCAGACTGGAATCTGATATTCCAAAACTGGCTCGTTTATTAATGACTTTACAAATATCTTTATATAATCCTCTGTTTAATCCAGTAATTTATGGATTAAAGATGACGGAAATATCCAAACACCTGAAGCGTTTCTTACGTCTGCAAAAAATTACGTAA
- the LOC115062069 gene encoding olfactory receptor 6N2-like, protein MDEESNETYITFDGHVEIHKYRRLYFMIVFIFYILIICSNSIIVCLIRIHRNLHEPMYVFIAALLINTLLLSSVIYPKLLIDFLSEKQVISFSACLLQYFLYYTLIGSEFLLLSAMAYDRYVSICKPLQYPTIMKKTTITVFLAFSWLFPGCQLAGLATMSANQKLCDFTLKIIYCNNSFYKLFCVSSRAISIYGVVTFLNLGGLPALFILFTYTRILIICYQSCGEVRKKAAQTCLPHLLVLINYFFLISFDVITVRLESDFPKNIRLIMTLQLVLYNPLFNPIIYGLKMKEISKHLKRLFCSHS, encoded by the coding sequence ATGGATGAAGAATCAAATGAAACATATATTACTTTTGATGGGCATGTAGAGATTCATAAATACCGACGACTTTATTTTATGatagtttttatattttatattctgaTAATCTGTTCTAATTCCATCATCGTGTGTCTGATCCGTATCCACAGAAACCTCCATGAGCCCATGTATGTTTTCATTGCAGCTTTGTTGATCAACACTCTTCTTCTCAGCTCTGTTATCTACCCAAAACTTCTGATTGACTTTTTATCAGAGAAACAGGTCATTTCTTTCTCAGCCTGCCTTCTGcagtattttctttattatactTTAATCGGTTCAGAGTTCTTGCTGTTGTCGGCCATGGCCTACGACAGATATGTGTCCATCTGTAAACCTCTGCAGTATCCGACCATCATGAAGAAAACCACCATCACAGTCTTTCTGGCCTTTTCTTGGCTTTTCCCAGGTTGTCAACTTGCTGGATTAGCAACAATGAGCGCCAATCAGAAGCTCTGTGACTTCAccttgaaaataatttattgtaatAACTCATTTTACAAACTTTTTTGCGTCAGTTCAAGAGCGATATCTATATATGGAGTGGTAACTTTCCTAAACCTGGGTGGTTTGCCTGCTCTCTTCATACTTTTTACTTACACCAGGATACTGATCATATGTTATCAGAGCTGTGGAGAGGTCaggaaaaaggcagcacagacCTGTTTACCTCACCTGCTGGTTCTCATCAACTACTTCTtcttgatttcatttgatgttaTTACAGTCAGACTGGAGTCAGATTTTCCTAAAAACATTCGTCTAATAATGACCTTACAGCTGGTTTTATATAATCCACTTTTTAATCCCATCATATATGGactaaaaatgaaagaaatctcTAAACACCTGAAGCGTTTGTTCTGTTCTCACTCATAA
- the LOC115062070 gene encoding olfactory receptor 2T27-like, translating to MDSDGNVTYITLNGYVEVEKYRYLYFLIVFFIYILIIFCNSIIVCLIVIHHNLHEPMYVFIAALLINSVLFSSNIYPKLLIDFLSEKQVISYSVCHFQYFMFYSLGGSEFLLLSAMAYDRYVCICKPLQYPTIMTKTTISVVLVLAWIVPACQVAGSAVWSANREVCHFSLEGIFCNNSVQKLHCVSSRGLSVLGVIILLNILFLPMFYIVFTYIKILMISYRRSREVRTKAAQTCLPHLLVLINFSLLCTYDIIILRLESDIPKPARLIMTLQVVLYHPLFNPIVYGLKMKEISKHLKKLCYRS from the coding sequence ATGGACAGTGACGGGAATGTTACATATATAACTCTAAATGGGTATGTAGAAGTTGAAAAATACAGATAtctttattttctaattgtCTTTTTCATATATATCCTGATCATTTTCTGTAATTCCATCATTGTGTGTCTCATTGTGATTCACCACAACCTCCATGAGCCCATGTATGTTTTCATTGCAGCTTTGTTGATCAACTCTGTTCTGTTCAGCTCTAATATCTACCCAAAGTTGTTAATAGACTTTTTATCAGAGAAACAGGTCATTTCTTATTCAGTGTGTCActttcaatatttcatgttcTACTCTTTAGGCGGTTCAGAGTTCTTACTGTTGTCGGCCATGGCCTACGACAggtatgtttgtatttgtaaacCTCTACAATATCCGACCATCATGACAAAGACTACCATCAGTGTTGTCCTGGTCTTGGCCTGGATTGTGCCGGCCTGTCAGGTCGCTGGATCAGCTGTTTGGAGCGCCAACAGAGAAGTCTGTCACTTTAGTTTGGAGGGAATTTTTTGCAATAATTCAGTTCAGAAGCTTCACTGTGTGAGCTCCAGGGGATTATCAGTGTTAGGTGTGATCATTTTActcaatattttgtttttgcccaTGTTTTACATCGTTTTCACCTACATAAAGATTCTTATGATTTCCTATCGAAGAAGCAGAGAAGTCCGGACCAAAGCTGCTCAGACCTGTTTACCTCACCTGCTGGTCCTCATCAACTTCTCTTTGCTGTGTACGTATGATATCATTATTCTCAGACTGGAATCTGATATCCCAAAGCCTGCTCGTTTGATCATGACTCTACAGGTGGTTCTGTACCATCCTCTGTTTAATCCAATTGTTTATGGactgaaaatgaaggaaatctCTAAACACTTAAAGAAACTGTGCTATCGGTcatga
- the LOC115062071 gene encoding MAGUK p55 subfamily member 4-like — protein MEPGVSEVLSSVVDDVSQAVNRNVSGAHMLHELLTAPWLHALLKMYESLLQFQMLMPTPFLPHSSGLSHEIISVIQKLHRPSAEAVELYSLLSSSHLQALLLAHDSVARADFGPVLPPLPEDFPEDEEAMRIVCLVKNNQPLGATIRKDEQTGQIFIARVIHGGLADRSGLLRPGDMLVEVNGSPVGGLDPEQVIQMLINSQGTILFKVIPDAAQSSSSQTPVYMRAMVDYSPLQDSSIPCPDAGMAFSRGDLLEVVDQSDGKWWQARKLPCAASCAGLIPSAGTLKSKQREQWWCQPSQVHTCIRPWSLPEDDAKRADEKRAQTDLEETRFDEADSDVTDGIYLAGFRRSFRLWRRTSYRRRRQSCTSCSPSSSALSTPYEEVTLYQRLPQENHRLIILVGPSGLGVAELRKRLIKLNPSTFQGPVPHTSRPIRAGEQTGREYHFVTKELFEYMICNHRFVEYGEYRGHLYGTSHDAIDDVLRRGRMCIIDVEPHSIQPLRTRTLKPYVVFIKPPDSDRLRQTRRDISNYSVNRVWTDEDLLELEEVSRLVEGKYRQFFDAVLVKDDLQDLCVQLWSIIQQVQEEPQWVPISWTRPEE, from the exons ATGGAGCcag GTGTCTCGGAGGTGTTGTCCTCTGTGGTGGACGATGTCAGTCAGGCTGTCAACAGAAATGTCAGTGGAGCTCACATGCTGCATGAACTGCTGACGGCGCCGTGGCTGCACGCCCTGCTGAAG ATGTACGAGTCCCTGCTGCAGTTCCAGATGTTGATGCCCACACCGTTCCTGCCTCACAGCTCAGGCCTGTCCCATGAG atcaTCTCTGTCATACAGAAGCTCCATCGTCCGTCAGCTGAAGCTGTGGAGCTTTACAGCCTCCTGAGCTCCTCCCACCTTCAG gCCCTGCTGTTGGCCCATGACAGTGTGGCCCGGGCAGACTTTGGCCCCGTGCTGCCCCCCCTGCCTGAGGACTTCCCTGAGGATGAAGAGGCCATGAGGATCGTGTGTCTGGTGAAGAACAACCAGCCGCTG gGGGCGACGATCAGGAAGGATGAGCAGACGGGACAGATCTTCATCGCCAGGGTGATTCATGGAGGCCTGGCTGACCGCAGCG gcCTCCTTCGTCCTGGCGACATGTTGGTGGAGGTGAACGGTAGCCCAGTAGGAGGTCTGGACCCAGAGCAGGTCATCCAGATGCTG ATCAACTCTCAGGGAACCATCTTGTTCAAAGTGATTCCTGATgcagctcagagcagcagcagccagacgCCG gTCTATATGAGGGCCATGGTGGACTACTCCCCTCTGCAGGACTCGTCCATCCCCTGCCCTGACGCGGGGATGGCGTTCAGCCGCGGAGACCTGCTGGAGGTGGTGGACCAGTCGGACGGGAAGTGGTGGCAGGCCAGGAAGCTGCCGTGTGCTGCGTCGTGCGCCGGTCTGATTCCTTCTGCGGGCACGCTGAAGAG TAAACAGAGGGAGCAGTGGTGGTGTCAGCCGTCTCAGGTTCATACCTGCATCCGACCCT GGTCTCTTCCAGAAGACGACGCAAAACGTGCTGATGAGAAACGCGCCCAAACAG ATCTTGAAGAAACTCGTTTTG ATGAAGCTGACTCTGATGTTACTGATGGGATTTACCTTG CTGGTTTCCGGAGGAGTTTCCGTCTCTGGAGGAGGACGTCctacaggaggaggagacagtcCTGCACCTCCTGCTCCCCCAGCAGCAGTGCTCTGTCCACCCCCTACGAGGAGGTGACACTGTACCAGCGCCTCCCGCAGGAGAACCACCGCCTCATCATCCTTGTCG gcCCGTCGGGACTTGGAGTCGCTGAACTGAGGAAGAGACTCATCAAACTGAACCCTTCGACCTTCCAAGGACCCGTACCTC ACACCAGCCGGCCAATCAGAGCAGGggagcagacaggaagagagtACCACTTTGTGACCAAAGAGCTGTTTGAGTACATGATCTGTAACCACAG GTTTGTGGAGTACGGAGAGTATCGGGGTCACCTGTACGGGACCAGCCACGATGCCATCGATGATGTGCTGAGACGAGGGCGGATGTGCATCATTGATGTGGAGCCTCAC agCATCCAGCCACTGCGCACCAGAACTCTGAAGCCTTACGTGGTCTTCATCAAACCCCCCGACTCAGACAGGCTGAGACAGACCAGGAGGGACATCAGCAACTACAGTGTCAACAGAGTGTGGACG GACGAAGACCttctggagctggaggaagtTTCCCGCCTCGTGGAGGGAAAATACAGACAGTTTTTTGATGCCGTTTTGGTGAAGGATGACCTGCAGGACCTCTGTGTCCAACTGTGGTCCATCATCCAGCAGGTTCAAGAGGAACCACAGTGGGTCCCCATCagctggaccagaccagaggagTAA
- the LOC115062298 gene encoding transmembrane protein 237A-like yields the protein MPTVKSKKKRLKKEVTDGEEHGEVGLEVEMEEGTTQSHSDSRDPLTPEPQETAPQKKRKKKKMPTSDQETEHAGVPNGNVAEPTTDGEETTVAVTRKTRRKRKAKAAEHCSNDLGAEDDDIITEAQSPIPQHSLFSAPHGHSQPVGKVFVERNRRFQAEQLRHSELMDDYLDPRHIWTTRDIALRVHNGFRVIGLFSHGFLAGYAVWNIIVVYVLAGEQMTTLPNLLQQYHLLAYPAQSLLYLLLAISTVSAFDRVNLAKASMALRGFLTLDPTVLASFMYFVALILSLSQQMTSDRIHLYPTANETLWPPGSEEQILRPWIVVNLVVALLVGLAWAVVSTRPDIDYTEEFLMAMEVEAYPRGEENLDAPA from the exons ATGCCAACCGTCAAGAGCAAGAAGAAGAGGCTGAAGAAGGAAGTCACCGATGGAGAGGAGCATGGAGAAG tgggtctggaggtggagatggaggaggggacCACCCAGAGCCACTCTGACAGCAGAGACCCTCTAACCCCAGAGCCGCAGGAGACAGCcccacagaagaagaggaagaagaagaagatgccAACGAGCG ACCAGGAAACAGAACATGCTGGCGTGCCAAACGGAAACGTGGCTGAGCCGACCACGGATGGCGAGGAGACCACTGTCGCTGTGACCAGgaagaccaggaggaagag GAAAGCGAAGGCCGCGGAGCACTGCAGCAATGACCTGGGGGCCGaagatgatgacatcatcacagaaGCTCAGTCACCCATTCCCCAGCATTCCCTGTTCTCCGCCCCCCATGGACACAGCCAGCCCGTGGGAAAGGTCTTTGTGGAGAGGAACA GGCGTTTCCAGGCAGAGCAGCTACGACACTCAGAGCTGATGGACGATTACTTGGACCCCAGACACATCTGGACCACCAGAGACATCGCCCTGAGGGTCCACAACGGATTCAG GGTGATCGGCCTGTTCTCTCATGGCTTCCTGGCCGGCTATGCGGTGTGGAACATCATTGTTGTGTACGTGCTGGCGGGCGAACAGATGACCACGCTGcccaacctgctgcagcagtACCACCTCCTGGCCTACCCGGCCCAGTCCCTGCTCTACCTGCTGCTGGCCATCAGCACTGTGTCTGCATTCGACAG AGTGAACCTGGCCAAGGCCTCCATGGCCCTGAGGGGCTTCCTCACCCTGGACCCAACAGTCCTGGCCTCCTTCA TGTATTTCGTAGCCCTGATTCTGTCCCTCAGTCAACAGATGACCAGTGATCGAATCCACCTCTATCCGACAGCCAACGAGACTCTGTG GCCTCCGGGCTCAGAGGAGCAGATCCTGCGGCCGTGGATCGTGGTGAACCTGGTGGTGGCCCTGCTGGTGGGCCTGGCCTGGGCCGTCGTCTCCACACGGCCGGACATCGATTACACAGAAG AGTTTTTGATGGCCATGGAGGTGGAGGCGTACCCACGAGGAGAAGAGAACCTGGACGCCCCGGCCTGA